From one Humulus lupulus chromosome 8, drHumLupu1.1, whole genome shotgun sequence genomic stretch:
- the LOC133794332 gene encoding protein JINGUBANG-like, translating into MASLESSNSPSNQSSFTLRATTTAQNKFLRSTSTKEASFSEFPYTPPRRSSPSLSQSLHASPVSSPLRPISPPPSSKQNQNQTTVGLAVGVGVGVGVGDPHAAAYRCISSVLKKDGQILSIAASNGLVYTGSDTNVIRVWRIPEFSECGQLKTKASMVVALEVSHDRVYAAYGDAKIRVWQRTWDDGLKHVRLATIPRTGNYVRSYISGKDKMMKHMGPITSLAINVSDDILYSASVDKTVKVWRISDLKCIETIHAHPEPINAIIVADDGVLFTASDDATVKVWRRNFCPGDQPHSLTVTLPAKYSPVKALTLTQDGGILYGGCTDGYIHYWLKGWYSGQLQYGGALQGHTHAVMCLASVANYVVSGSADSTSRVWAREAENGQHTCLAVLVGHRGPVRCVTAFAGRFGEESDQDGCTICTGSLDGVLKVWRVACVGNINRCSTPSGCEYFEL; encoded by the exons ATGGCATCGTTAGAGTCGTCCAACTCTCCTTCAAACCAGTCGTCTTTCACACTAAGAGCAACTACAACAGCCCAAAACAAGTTCCTTAGAAGCACTTCCACCAAAGAAGCCTCCTTCTCGGAGTTCCCCTACACGCCGCCGCGCCGGAGCTCTCCTTCCCTCTCCCAAAGCCTCCATGCCTCCCCAGTCTCCTCCCCTCTCCGCCCTATCTCTCCGCCCCCCTCCTCTAAACAAAATCAGAACCAGACCACTGTTGGATTGGCCGTGGGCGTGGGCGTGGGCGTTGGCGTGGGGGACCCTCACGCCGCTGCCTACCGGTGCATCTCGTCGGTCCTCAAAAAGGACGGCCAGATCTTGTCCATTGCGGCATCCAACGGCCTGGTTTACACGGGCTCCGATACAAACGTCATAAGGGTGTGGAGGATTCCGGAGTTTTCCGAGTGCGGGCAGCTGAAGACGAAGGCCAGCATGGTGGTGGCCTTAGAGGTGTCCCATGATAGGGTTTACGCGGCTTATGGTGATGCCAAGATTAGGGTTTGGCAGAGAACTTGGGATGATGGGTTGAAGCATGTTCGGCTAGCTACCATTCCCAGAACCGGAAACTATGTCCGGAGCTATATTTCCGGCAAGGATAAGATG ATGAAGCACATGGGGCCAATAACATCATTAGCCATTAACGTCTCAGACGACATACTATACTCGGCATCAGTGGACAAAACCGTTAAAGTATGGCGAATCTCGGACCTCAAATGCATCGAGACAATCCATGCCCACCCGGAGCCCATCAACGCCATCATCGTCGCCGACGACGGGGTTCTCTTCACGGCCTCCGACGACGCCACCGTCAAAGTCTGGCGCCGTAACTTCTGCCCCGGCGACCAGCCCCACTCCCTCACCGTAACCCTCCCTGCCAAGTACTCCCCGGTCAAAGCCTTAACGTTGACCCAGGACGGTGGAATCCTATACGGCGGATGCACCGACGGGTACATACACTACTGGCTCAAGGGTTGGTACTCGGGTCAGCTCCAGTACGGCGGGGCCCTCCAGGGTCACACACATGCAGTTATGTGCTTGGCCAGCGTGGCTAACTATGTGGTCAGCGGCTCTGCCGACTCCACCAGCCGGGTTTGGGCCCGAGAAGCCGAAAACGGTCAGCACACGTGTTTGGCGGTTTTAGTGGGCCATAGAGGGCCCGTTAGGTGTGTCACGGCCTTCGCGGGCCGGTTCGGGGAGGAGAGTGACCAGGATGGTTGTACTATTTGCACCGGCAGCCTTGACGGCGTGCTTAAAGTGTGGCGCGTGGCGTGTGTGGGCAATATTAACCGGTGTTCCACACCAAGTGGGTGTGAGTATTTTGAGCTCTAA
- the LOC133794334 gene encoding uncharacterized protein LOC133794334 isoform X5 — MIACRSLFRADRLLKLTNSCSALKPVGHFQGYGTCDILNHRVKMADRKDKHNQGGKSRKLKCINPVWRPVTTQASSYQECSSEDVKVESESEIIIGSSLSSVSDSNAQNVVEVTEAVAEITDSIRRSSGMVGIESDRFSKGKSVISAKKHSISVEVGASLFGFIIGKGASTQKQIEEEMGVSIKIPSSKKEDSVIIEGFSIESVTQASARIQSIIDQAVKSPSLNYSHFISLPLAIHPELVDKLIMFQNSILECDDPCLEKNAGSDSIVDEGQKLDKGPDVAVELKVDTDKERVKVNLTNVPVVSYAPKAKTSTSSTLSDMRIDKSIFIKPRTFHLTILMLKLWNKGRVSAAAEVLQSVSSKVMEALENRPVSIRLRGLDCMRGSLAKARVVYAPVEEIGSEGRLLRACQVIIDAFVEAGLVLEKDANQRLKLHATVMNTSHRKR, encoded by the exons ATGATAGCTTGCAGGTCTCTCTTCAG AGCGGACCGTCTTCTTAAATTAACGAATTCTTGTAGTGCATTGAAGCCAGTAGGTCATTTTCAG GGATATGGAACTTGTGATATTTTGAACCATAGAGTTAAAATGGCCGATAGAAAGGATAAGCACAATCAAGGAGGAAAGAGTAGAAAGCTCAAGTGTATTAATCCTGTTTGGAGACCAGTAACTACTCAAGCCAGTTCCTATCAAG AATGCTCATCAGAAGATGTCAAGGTTGAGTCAGAAAGTGAAATCATTATTGGCAGCTCATTATCTTCTGTTTCTGATTCAAATGCTCAAAATGTAGTGGAGGTAACTGAAGCAGTGGCTGAAATAACAGACTCAATCAGGAGATCAAGTGGAATGGTTGGTATCGAAAGTGATAGATTTTCAAAAGGAAAATCAGTCATTTCCGCCAAAAAGCATTCCATTTCAGTTGAG GTTGGGGCTTCATTATTTGGATTCATCATAGGAAAAGG AGCATCTACTCAGAAACAAATTGAAGAGGAGATGGGAGTGAGCATTAAAATTCCATCGTCAAAAAAGGAAGATTCTGTTA TCATTGAAGGTttttcaattgaaagtgtaactCAAGCTTCAGCAAGAATCCAAAGTATCATTGATCAG GCAGTCAAAAGCCCAAGCCTTAATTACTCTCACTTCATTTCACTTCCATTGGCAATACATCCTGAATTAGTTGACAAGCTTATTATGTTCCAGAACTCTATTTTGGAATGTGATGATCCTTGCCTAGAAAAGAATGCAGGCAGTGATTCAATTGTAGATGAAGGCCAGAAGTTAGATAAAGGACCTGATGTTGCTGTTGAACTAAAAGTTGATACTGACAAAGAACGTGTTAAAGTGAATTTAACCAATGTACCTGTTGTCAGTTATGCACCTAAGGCTAAAACATCCACGTCTTCTACTTTATCTG ACATGAGGATTGACAAATCCATATTCATTAAGCCAAGAACTTTCCACTTAACTATTCTCATGTTAAAGCTGTGGAACAAGGGACGAGTTTCTGCAGCTGCTGAGGTCTTGCAG AGTGTCTCTTCTAAGGTGATGGAAGCCTTGGAGAATCGGCCTGTCTCCATTAGACTACGGGGCCTG GACTGTATGAGGGGTTCTTTGGCTAAAGCGCGAGTTGTCTATGCACCTGTGGAAGAAATTGGCAGTGAGGGCAGACTTCTACGTGCTTGCC